A section of the Streptomyces sp. Je 1-369 genome encodes:
- the purQ gene encoding phosphoribosylformylglycinamidine synthase subunit PurQ: protein MTARIGVVTFPGTLDDRDTQRAVRVAGAEAVPLWHKDKDLKQVDAVVLPGGFSYGDYLRAGAISRFSPVMESVIEQAKAGMPVLGICNGFQVLTETHLLPGAMLRNGHLHFICREQKLRVENAETAWTADYTAGQEIRIPLKNIDGQYTADERTLDMLEAEGRVAFRYLDGNPNGSLRDIAGITNEAGNVVGLMPHPEHAVEPLIGTGRTDGLGFFTSILKKLVNA, encoded by the coding sequence GTGACCGCTCGAATTGGAGTCGTCACTTTCCCGGGAACCCTCGACGACCGCGACACCCAGCGCGCCGTCCGTGTGGCGGGCGCCGAAGCCGTGCCGCTGTGGCACAAGGACAAGGACCTCAAGCAGGTCGACGCCGTGGTGCTGCCCGGCGGCTTCTCCTACGGCGACTATCTGCGGGCCGGTGCCATCTCGCGTTTCTCCCCGGTGATGGAGTCCGTCATCGAGCAGGCGAAGGCCGGCATGCCGGTCCTCGGCATCTGCAACGGCTTCCAGGTGCTCACCGAGACGCACCTCCTGCCCGGCGCGATGCTGCGCAACGGCCACCTGCACTTCATCTGCCGCGAGCAGAAGCTGCGCGTGGAGAACGCGGAGACCGCCTGGACCGCCGACTACACGGCCGGTCAGGAGATCCGCATCCCGCTGAAGAACATCGACGGGCAGTACACCGCCGACGAGCGGACGCTGGACATGCTGGAGGCCGAGGGCCGCGTCGCCTTCCGCTACCTCGACGGCAACCCCAACGGCTCGCTCCGTGACATCGCCGGCATCACCAACGAGGCGGGCAACGTCGTCGGCCTCATGCCGCACCCCGAGCACGCCGTCGAGCCGCTGATCGGGACCGGCCGCACCGACGGTCTCGGATTCTTCACCTCGATCCTGAAGAAGCTGGTCAACGCATGA
- the purS gene encoding phosphoribosylformylglycinamidine synthase subunit PurS, with protein sequence MARVVVDVMLKPEILDPQGQAVQRALPRLGFQGISDVRQGKRFELEVDGPVDAAALARIHELAETFLANTVIEDFVVKVEEGQETPKAEEAAK encoded by the coding sequence GTGGCACGCGTCGTAGTCGACGTCATGCTCAAGCCGGAGATCCTCGACCCCCAGGGCCAGGCGGTGCAGCGTGCACTGCCGCGCCTCGGTTTCCAGGGCATCTCCGACGTACGTCAGGGAAAGCGGTTCGAACTCGAGGTGGACGGGCCCGTGGATGCCGCGGCCCTCGCCCGTATCCACGAGTTGGCGGAAACCTTCCTCGCCAACACGGTGATCGAGGACTTCGTCGTAAAGGTCGAAGAGGGCCAGGAGACGCCGAAGGCCGAGGAGGCCGCGAAGTGA
- a CDS encoding histone-like nucleoid-structuring protein Lsr2, with product MAQRVVVTLFDDIDGGEAAETVAFGLDGTSYEIDLNPTNAEKLRGALAPYLEAARKRSRSGIAFRHTALSPDPSAVRAWARSHHMNVPPRGRIPKKVYEAFEAAN from the coding sequence GTGGCGCAACGTGTCGTGGTCACTCTCTTTGACGACATCGACGGCGGGGAAGCGGCGGAAACGGTCGCGTTCGGTCTTGACGGCACCTCGTACGAGATCGACCTCAATCCCACCAATGCCGAGAAACTGCGCGGGGCACTTGCCCCGTACCTGGAGGCGGCCCGCAAGCGGTCGCGGTCCGGCATCGCCTTCCGGCACACGGCCCTCTCCCCCGACCCCTCGGCGGTCCGAGCCTGGGCGCGCTCGCACCACATGAACGTTCCGCCGCGCGGCCGCATCCCGAAGAAGGTCTACGAGGCGTTCGAGGCGGCGAACTGA
- a CDS encoding ABC transporter ATP-binding protein, with translation MTDQVIDVTDLRRVYGGGFEAVRGVSFAVGRGELFALLGTNGAGKTSTLELLEGLAAPADGRVRVLGHDPYTERAKVRPRIGVMLQEGGFPTELTVRETARMWAGCTSGAMPVGEALETVGLGKRSGVRVKQLSGGEKRRLDLAMALLSRPEVLFLDEPTTGLDAEGRRETWKLVQDLRDNGTTVLLTTHYLEEAEALADRLAILHEGRIAAEGSVSDVVASQPSHISFELPDGYFVGDLPPLGELGVSGHETSGRRVRLRTNELQRAATGLLLWARDARVELAGLDVRAASLEEAFLRIARAAESGAKNEEMAA, from the coding sequence ATGACTGACCAAGTGATCGACGTGACCGATCTGCGGCGCGTGTACGGGGGCGGTTTCGAGGCGGTACGCGGGGTCTCCTTCGCCGTGGGACGCGGCGAACTGTTCGCGCTCCTCGGCACCAACGGCGCCGGCAAGACATCCACCCTCGAACTCCTCGAAGGACTCGCCGCCCCGGCCGACGGACGCGTACGCGTCCTCGGGCACGACCCGTACACCGAACGCGCCAAGGTACGGCCCCGCATCGGCGTCATGCTCCAAGAGGGCGGATTCCCCACGGAGTTGACCGTCCGGGAGACCGCCCGCATGTGGGCGGGGTGCACCAGCGGCGCCATGCCCGTCGGTGAGGCCCTGGAGACCGTCGGGCTCGGCAAACGGTCCGGCGTACGGGTGAAGCAGCTGTCCGGCGGCGAGAAGCGCCGCCTCGACCTCGCCATGGCGCTCCTCAGCAGGCCCGAGGTGCTCTTCCTCGACGAACCCACCACCGGCCTCGACGCCGAAGGGCGCCGCGAGACCTGGAAGTTGGTGCAGGACCTGCGCGACAACGGCACGACCGTGCTGCTCACCACGCACTACCTGGAAGAGGCCGAGGCGCTCGCCGACCGCCTCGCGATCCTGCACGAGGGCCGTATCGCCGCCGAGGGAAGCGTCTCCGACGTGGTCGCCAGCCAGCCCTCGCACATCTCCTTCGAGCTGCCCGACGGCTACTTCGTCGGCGACCTGCCGCCCCTCGGCGAGCTGGGCGTGAGCGGCCACGAGACGTCGGGGAGGAGGGTCCGGCTGCGTACGAACGAACTCCAACGCGCGGCCACCGGGCTGCTGTTGTGGGCCAGAGACGCACGGGTCGAGCTCGCCGGACTCGACGTACGGGCGGCATCCCTGGAGGAGGCGTTCCTGCGCATCGCACGCGCAGCCGAGAGCGGCGCGAAGAACGAGGAGATGGCGGCATGA
- a CDS encoding ABC transporter permease gives MSTTTTKTTKTTRTARTATATTTPAGRMRALARSEMTLLGRSKGTLFAALFVPAVIPFSMRQAADGMDLKGTGLDIGTVVLPSALGFSLLFAVYSALTAVYVARREELVLKRLRTGELRDPEILAGAALPSVLIGVVQCLVLSVGCAVLLDAGGPSAPHLVVLGVVAGLVMFAALAAVTGSFSRSTESAQVMAMPLLFVSMLGSGLFVPLEVMPDKLASVCELLPLSPVIELIRGGWAGNLSAGDALGAAATAVAWTALAVFAVRRWFRWEPRH, from the coding sequence ATGAGCACGACGACCACGAAGACCACGAAGACCACGAGGACCGCGAGGACCGCGACGGCCACGACGACGCCCGCAGGACGCATGCGGGCGCTCGCGCGCTCCGAGATGACGCTGCTCGGGCGGAGCAAGGGCACGCTGTTCGCGGCGCTGTTCGTGCCTGCCGTGATCCCGTTCAGCATGCGGCAGGCCGCCGACGGCATGGACTTGAAGGGCACCGGACTCGACATCGGCACCGTCGTACTGCCGAGCGCCCTCGGCTTCTCCCTGCTCTTCGCCGTGTACTCGGCGCTGACCGCCGTCTACGTCGCCCGGCGCGAGGAACTCGTACTCAAGCGGCTGCGCACCGGCGAGCTGCGGGACCCCGAGATCCTGGCGGGCGCCGCACTGCCCTCGGTCCTCATCGGCGTCGTGCAGTGCCTCGTCCTCTCCGTGGGCTGCGCGGTGCTCCTCGACGCGGGGGGCCCGAGCGCGCCGCACCTCGTCGTCCTCGGCGTCGTCGCGGGCCTCGTGATGTTCGCCGCGCTGGCCGCCGTCACCGGGAGCTTCAGCCGGTCCACCGAGTCCGCGCAGGTCATGGCCATGCCCCTGCTCTTCGTGTCGATGCTCGGCTCCGGGCTCTTCGTCCCCCTGGAGGTCATGCCCGACAAGCTCGCCTCGGTCTGCGAGCTGCTGCCTCTGTCGCCCGTCATCGAGCTGATCCGCGGCGGCTGGGCAGGCAACCTCTCCGCCGGTGACGCGCTCGGCGCCGCCGCCACCGCGGTGGCCTGGACCGCGCTCGCGGTGTTTGCTGTACGGCGGTGGTTCCGGTGGGAACCACGGCACTGA
- a CDS encoding sensor histidine kinase, with amino-acid sequence MGTTALREATDVVGRMRAWQRSWHGRSKIEKVEFQSTVTWHLMPWIFFLSWVSVPLGLGLRHDLAPQLFGWTLIVTAAAQCLQANRSLRHSIDHYLRRAPLPRRDLVVAGVLMTATMGLAVGLQAVDGVRSEMLGLTALFVPIPFAQSLAFSATIRGYAARMALVVVAAVGAFAVAGARGGQLVAIGVVIAFAGFLALVSTRCGAWTLSVMWEADRAREVEARLAVAEERLRFGRDLHDVMGRNLAVIALKSELAVQLARRGRPEAVDQMVEVQRIAQESQREVREVVRGYREADLKVELAGAQGVLEAAGIKCRVIGSGAALPASVQSALGWVVREAATNVLRHGDAGRCDIALAVSEGRATLSVENDGVPEGAPVGAPVGRGAGLGGSGAGGAGSGHGAEVAGSGSEVAGRGSGVAGQGAGVAWRETRVAGSGSGLVGLRERLAAVGGTLDFASGDGVFRLAVQVPLPPSEGPGTWAAGQAGQAGQAGQKGCPGQSGQAGEAEPPGQTEHPGQMGQAGQAGQEGQGPGYGPGSRPGPRSGSGGEVAA; translated from the coding sequence GTGGGAACCACGGCACTGAGGGAGGCGACGGACGTGGTCGGCCGGATGCGGGCCTGGCAGCGGAGCTGGCACGGGCGCAGCAAGATCGAGAAGGTCGAGTTCCAGTCGACGGTGACGTGGCACCTGATGCCGTGGATCTTCTTCCTCAGCTGGGTCTCGGTACCGCTCGGCCTGGGCCTGCGCCACGACCTCGCCCCACAGCTCTTCGGCTGGACCCTGATCGTGACGGCCGCCGCGCAGTGCTTGCAGGCCAACCGCTCACTGCGTCACTCCATCGACCACTACCTGCGGCGGGCCCCGCTGCCGCGCCGCGACCTCGTCGTGGCGGGCGTCCTCATGACCGCCACGATGGGACTGGCCGTGGGCCTCCAAGCGGTGGACGGGGTGCGCTCGGAGATGCTGGGCCTCACCGCGCTGTTCGTCCCCATACCGTTCGCCCAGTCGCTCGCCTTCTCCGCCACCATCCGCGGCTACGCGGCCCGCATGGCGCTGGTCGTCGTCGCGGCCGTCGGTGCGTTCGCCGTCGCCGGGGCACGCGGCGGGCAGCTCGTCGCGATCGGCGTCGTCATCGCCTTCGCAGGCTTCCTCGCGCTGGTCTCCACGCGCTGCGGCGCCTGGACGCTCTCTGTGATGTGGGAGGCCGACCGGGCCCGCGAGGTCGAGGCGCGGCTCGCGGTCGCGGAGGAGCGGCTGCGGTTCGGGCGGGACCTGCACGACGTGATGGGCCGCAACCTCGCCGTCATCGCCTTGAAGAGCGAACTCGCGGTGCAGCTCGCGCGCCGGGGGCGCCCGGAGGCCGTGGACCAGATGGTCGAGGTGCAGCGGATCGCGCAGGAGTCGCAGCGGGAAGTACGAGAGGTCGTACGCGGATACCGCGAGGCCGACCTGAAGGTGGAACTCGCCGGTGCGCAGGGCGTGTTGGAGGCGGCCGGGATCAAGTGCCGGGTCATCGGGTCCGGGGCGGCGCTGCCCGCCTCGGTCCAGTCGGCGCTGGGATGGGTCGTGCGGGAGGCAGCGACGAACGTGCTGCGGCACGGCGACGCGGGACGGTGCGACATCGCTCTCGCTGTGAGTGAGGGACGGGCGACGTTGAGCGTGGAGAACGACGGGGTGCCGGAGGGGGCGCCGGTGGGAGCGCCGGTGGGGCGGGGGGCAGGTCTTGGGGGGAGTGGGGCCGGGGGCGCGGGGAGTGGGCATGGGGCTGAGGTCGCGGGGAGTGGGTCGGAGGTCGCGGGGCGTGGGTCGGGGGTCGCGGGGCAGGGGGCCGGGGTCGCGTGGCGCGAGACTCGGGTCGCGGGGAGTGGCTCCGGGCTCGTGGGGCTGCGGGAGCGGCTTGCCGCGGTGGGCGGGACACTGGACTTCGCGTCCGGCGACGGGGTCTTCCGGCTCGCCGTGCAGGTGCCGCTGCCGCCGTCGGAGGGGCCGGGGACGTGGGCGGCGGGGCAGGCGGGGCAGGCAGGGCAGGCGGGGCAGAAGGGGTGCCCGGGGCAGTCCGGGCAGGCAGGGGAGGCAGAGCCGCCGGGGCAGACAGAGCACCCGGGGCAGATGGGGCAAGCGGGGCAGGCAGGCCAGGAGGGGCAGGGCCCCGGGTACGGTCCCGGGTCCCGTCCCGGACCCCGTTCCGGTTCGGGTGGGGAGGTGGCGGCGTGA
- a CDS encoding response regulator transcription factor, translating into MRLRVLLADDEHLIRGALAALLALEDDLVVVAEAASGPEALAMARAHRPDVAVLDLQMPGADGVSVATSLRDELPDCRTMIVTSHGRPGHLKRALAVGVRGFVPKTVSAQRLAEIIRTVHSGNRYVDPELAADAISAGDSPLTAREAEVLELAADGAPVAEIAERAALSQGTVRNYLSSAATKIGAENRHAAVRLARERGWV; encoded by the coding sequence GTGAGGCTTCGCGTGTTGCTTGCCGATGATGAGCACCTCATCCGGGGCGCGCTCGCCGCGCTGCTCGCGCTGGAGGACGACCTCGTCGTCGTCGCCGAGGCCGCGTCAGGGCCCGAGGCGCTCGCCATGGCGCGGGCCCACCGGCCCGACGTCGCCGTCCTCGATCTGCAGATGCCGGGCGCCGACGGTGTGAGTGTGGCCACATCCCTGCGCGACGAACTCCCCGACTGCAGGACCATGATCGTGACGAGTCATGGCAGACCCGGACATCTGAAACGGGCCCTCGCGGTGGGCGTACGAGGCTTCGTGCCGAAGACCGTCAGCGCCCAGCGCCTCGCCGAGATCATCCGTACCGTGCACTCCGGAAACCGTTACGTGGACCCGGAGTTGGCCGCCGACGCCATCTCCGCCGGGGACTCACCGCTGACCGCCCGCGAGGCCGAGGTGCTCGAACTCGCCGCCGACGGCGCGCCCGTCGCGGAGATCGCCGAGCGCGCCGCGCTCTCCCAGGGAACCGTCCGCAACTACCTCTCCTCCGCGGCCACCAAAATCGGTGCCGAGAACCGTCATGCCGCGGTGCGTCTCGCACGCGAGCGAGGTTGGGTATAG
- a CDS encoding phosphoribosylaminoimidazolesuccinocarboxamide synthase, producing the protein MSGFVEKPEPLQVPGLVHLHTGKVRELYQNEAGELVMVASDRLSAYDWVLPSEIPDKGRVLTQLSLWWFDQLADLVPNHVISTELPKGAPADWEGRTLVCRSLEMVPVECVARGYLTGSGLLEYNETRTVCGLALPEGLVDGSELPAPIFTPAAKAAVGEHDENVSYEEVARQVGAETAAQLRQTTLAVYGRALDIARERGLILADTKFEFGFAGDELILADEVLTPDSSRFWPADQWEPGRAQPSYDKQFVRNWLTSPASGWDRRSEQPPPALPQDVVDATRAKYIEAFERLTGTPW; encoded by the coding sequence GTGTCCGGATTCGTAGAAAAGCCCGAGCCGCTCCAGGTGCCGGGCCTGGTCCACCTCCACACCGGCAAGGTGCGCGAGCTGTACCAGAACGAGGCGGGCGAGCTCGTCATGGTCGCCAGCGACCGCCTCTCCGCCTATGACTGGGTGCTGCCGTCGGAGATCCCCGACAAGGGCCGCGTCCTCACCCAGCTCTCCCTGTGGTGGTTCGACCAGCTCGCGGACCTCGTGCCGAACCACGTCATCTCCACGGAGCTGCCGAAGGGCGCGCCCGCCGACTGGGAGGGCCGCACGCTGGTCTGCAGGTCCCTGGAGATGGTCCCGGTCGAGTGTGTCGCCCGCGGCTATCTGACGGGCTCGGGCCTCCTTGAGTACAACGAGACGCGTACGGTCTGCGGCCTCGCCCTGCCCGAGGGCCTGGTCGACGGCTCCGAGCTGCCCGCGCCGATCTTCACGCCCGCCGCGAAGGCCGCCGTCGGCGAGCACGACGAGAACGTGTCGTACGAGGAGGTCGCCCGCCAGGTCGGTGCGGAGACCGCGGCGCAGCTGCGCCAGACGACCCTCGCGGTCTACGGCAGGGCGCTGGACATCGCGCGCGAGCGCGGCCTGATCCTCGCCGACACGAAGTTCGAGTTCGGCTTCGCCGGGGATGAGCTCATCCTCGCCGACGAGGTCCTGACCCCGGACTCCTCGCGTTTCTGGCCCGCGGACCAGTGGGAGCCGGGCCGCGCGCAGCCGTCGTACGACAAGCAGTTCGTACGGAACTGGCTGACCTCGCCGGCCTCGGGCTGGGACCGCAGGAGCGAGCAGCCGCCGCCCGCGCTGCCGCAGGACGTGGTGGACGCCACGCGCGCCAAGTACATCGAGGCGTTCGAGCGGCTCACCGGTACGCCCTGGTAG
- a CDS encoding N,N-dimethylformamidase beta subunit family domain-containing protein — MRSEPNRRWESGALAHAVSDPFGQGPLPWLRGTEHYFDDTGHVVPWYIDHAPAPGAANIPAPRTGGPLNADDVHCQIKGFTSTGAAAPGEAIDFHVTVDPPQQFGVDIYRIGHYGGDGASKITTSPRLSGIVQPAPLTADRTVSCHHWWLSWRLQIPSYWSVGAYVAVLTTADGYRSHVPFTVRDDHPADLLLLLPDVTWQAYNLYPEDGRTGASLYHAWDEQGGLLGESEAAVTVSFDRPYAGAGLPLHVGHAYDFIRWAERYGYDLAYADARDLHAGHIDPTRYRGLVFPGHDEYWSPSMRRTTEQAREHGTSLVFLSANTMYWQVELSPSASGVEDRLLTCRKRRGPGKPALWRERDGGKAAEQQLLGIQYAGRVPEPRPLVVRNSDHWLWEATGAHDGDEIDGLVAGEADRYFPRTALPEHQGRILLAHSPYEDTEGVVRHQESSLYRAPSGALVFASGTFAWSPALDRPGHVDARIQRATANLLDRICKRD, encoded by the coding sequence ATGAGGTCGGAGCCGAACCGTCGATGGGAATCGGGTGCGCTGGCGCACGCCGTATCGGACCCTTTCGGCCAGGGCCCCCTGCCCTGGCTGCGCGGCACCGAGCACTACTTCGACGACACCGGCCACGTCGTCCCCTGGTACATCGATCACGCCCCCGCCCCCGGCGCCGCCAACATCCCCGCGCCGCGCACCGGCGGCCCGCTCAACGCCGACGACGTGCACTGCCAGATCAAGGGGTTCACCTCGACCGGCGCCGCCGCCCCCGGTGAGGCCATCGACTTCCACGTCACCGTCGACCCGCCCCAGCAGTTCGGCGTCGACATCTACCGCATCGGGCACTACGGAGGGGACGGCGCCAGCAAGATCACTACGAGTCCCCGGCTCTCCGGCATCGTCCAGCCCGCCCCGCTCACCGCCGACCGCACGGTCTCCTGCCACCACTGGTGGCTCTCCTGGCGCCTGCAGATCCCGAGCTACTGGAGCGTCGGGGCGTACGTGGCGGTCCTGACCACCGCCGACGGATACCGCTCGCACGTCCCCTTCACCGTCCGCGACGACCACCCGGCCGACCTCCTGCTGCTCCTGCCGGACGTCACCTGGCAGGCGTACAACCTCTACCCCGAGGACGGCCGCACGGGCGCCAGCCTGTACCACGCGTGGGACGAACAGGGCGGGCTGCTCGGCGAGAGCGAGGCCGCCGTCACGGTCTCCTTCGACCGGCCGTACGCGGGCGCGGGCCTCCCCCTGCACGTGGGCCACGCCTACGACTTCATCCGCTGGGCGGAGCGGTACGGATACGACCTGGCGTACGCGGACGCCCGCGACCTGCACGCGGGACACATCGACCCCACCCGGTACCGGGGCCTGGTCTTCCCCGGCCACGACGAGTACTGGTCGCCGAGCATGCGCCGCACCACGGAGCAGGCCCGCGAGCACGGCACGTCACTGGTCTTCCTCTCCGCCAACACCATGTACTGGCAGGTGGAGTTGAGCCCCTCCGCGTCCGGCGTCGAGGACCGCCTCCTCACCTGCCGCAAGCGCCGCGGCCCGGGCAAACCGGCGCTCTGGCGCGAGCGGGACGGCGGCAAGGCGGCCGAGCAGCAGCTCCTCGGGATCCAGTACGCGGGCCGTGTCCCCGAGCCGCGGCCCCTCGTCGTCCGCAACTCCGACCACTGGCTGTGGGAGGCCACGGGGGCGCACGACGGCGACGAGATCGACGGCCTCGTCGCGGGCGAGGCCGACCGCTACTTCCCGCGGACGGCGCTCCCCGAGCACCAGGGCCGCATCCTGCTCGCCCACTCCCCGTACGAGGACACCGAGGGCGTCGTCCGCCACCAGGAGTCGTCGCTCTACCGCGCCCCGTCCGGCGCCCTCGTCTTCGCGTCCGGCACCTTCGCCTGGTCCCCGGCGCTGGACCGCCCCGGCCATGTGGACGCCCGTATCCAGCGCGCCACGGCCAACCTCCTGGACCGCATCTGCAAGCGTGACTGA
- the purD gene encoding phosphoribosylamine--glycine ligase: MKVLVIGSGAREHALCRSLSLDPDVSALHCAPGNAGIADVAELHPVDALDGAAVAGLARQLGAGLVIVGPEAPLVAGVADAVRDAGIPCFGPSKEAAQLEGSKAFAKDVMAGASVPTARSYVCTTPAEIDEALDAFGAPYVVKDDGLAAGKGVVVTADVDVARAHALACDRVVIEEFLDGPEVSLFAVTDGETVVPLQPAQDFKRALDGDEGPNTGGMGAYSPLPWADPKLVDEVMQSVLQPTVDELRRRGTPFAGLLYAGLAITSRGVRVIEFNARFGDPETQVVLARLRTPLAGLLMAAATGNLADLPPLRWSDDAAVTVVVASYNYPGTPRTGDPIDGLDDVAAQDAPDAYVLHAGTKRDGDAVVSAGGRVLSVTATGAGLDEARERAYAALSRIRLDGSQHRTDIAAKAATEE; the protein is encoded by the coding sequence GTGAAGGTCCTCGTCATCGGCAGTGGTGCCCGCGAACACGCCCTGTGCCGCTCTCTGTCCCTCGACCCCGACGTCTCCGCGCTGCACTGCGCCCCCGGCAACGCCGGCATCGCAGACGTGGCCGAGCTGCACCCCGTCGACGCCCTCGACGGCGCCGCCGTGGCGGGCCTCGCCCGGCAGCTGGGTGCGGGGCTCGTCATCGTGGGGCCGGAAGCCCCCCTCGTCGCCGGTGTCGCCGACGCCGTGCGCGACGCGGGCATCCCCTGCTTCGGCCCGTCCAAGGAAGCCGCCCAGCTGGAGGGCTCCAAGGCGTTCGCCAAGGACGTCATGGCGGGCGCGAGCGTGCCGACCGCCCGGTCGTACGTATGTACGACCCCCGCCGAGATCGACGAGGCGCTCGACGCGTTCGGAGCGCCGTACGTCGTCAAGGACGACGGGCTCGCCGCCGGCAAGGGAGTCGTCGTCACGGCCGACGTCGACGTGGCCCGCGCCCATGCCCTCGCCTGCGACCGCGTAGTCATCGAGGAGTTCCTCGACGGCCCCGAGGTCTCCCTCTTCGCGGTCACCGACGGCGAGACGGTCGTCCCGCTCCAGCCCGCCCAGGACTTCAAGCGCGCGCTCGACGGCGACGAAGGACCGAACACGGGCGGCATGGGCGCGTACTCGCCCCTCCCGTGGGCCGACCCGAAGCTCGTCGACGAGGTCATGCAGAGCGTGCTCCAGCCGACCGTGGACGAGCTGCGTCGCCGTGGCACCCCGTTCGCGGGGCTGCTGTACGCGGGGCTTGCGATCACGAGCCGCGGCGTGCGCGTCATCGAGTTCAACGCCCGGTTCGGCGACCCCGAGACCCAGGTCGTCCTCGCCCGCCTCCGCACCCCGCTCGCCGGGCTCCTGATGGCCGCGGCGACCGGCAACCTCGCCGACCTGCCCCCGCTGCGCTGGAGCGACGACGCCGCGGTGACCGTGGTCGTCGCCTCGTACAACTACCCGGGTACGCCGCGCACGGGCGACCCGATCGACGGCCTGGACGACGTCGCCGCGCAGGATGCCCCGGATGCGTACGTCCTGCACGCCGGAACGAAGCGGGACGGTGACGCCGTCGTCAGCGCGGGCGGCCGCGTGCTGTCCGTGACGGCGACCGGCGCGGGACTCGACGAGGCACGCGAACGTGCGTACGCCGCGCTGTCCCGTATCCGCCTCGACGGGTCCCAACACCGCACCGACATCGCGGCGAAGGCCGCCACCGAGGAGTGA